Proteins encoded by one window of Mercenaria mercenaria strain notata chromosome 4, MADL_Memer_1, whole genome shotgun sequence:
- the LOC128556592 gene encoding fanconi-associated nuclease 1-like gives MGDKMSLAAKRRKLSLKKSASSNSLNPPEKPKNTIISMFKQQNDKQTKAENEQTEESENEGDVMITNVIGLNTGSASTSGICDRNKQNQERDSAKKFCLFKKKRQKVKDTNDSESAADSDFDLRKPHRKIKARHCKLSKSLSVQDSCIQGRPYTLRKRNTVPIVEVSDSETDNEQKTGKHVQVKTDNVETNGKDTEDVAIKEKRSAKCTTNDMVKSDVDAVKDTEDIDNNDKGSAKGTTNDVIVLPTTGNKGGYFGITEKRKLSDSAEKIKLSLKRSKSGKELRKKSGYSILAKEAVNLFSDNTQIKNDTNEDTLGGVINTAKQNFSRKSYSDKKQTLKKSELFHKETAKEECSINLVEVQDSKKTPATNVGSVLMQKPSGSKEINVIDSESTSNSKDSNCKHMDNNKNGLVRSKANTKNNSKSKSGLKDKKKAQTAEIDIKDKGKTNHDDDDDDNIDASAADSEKTEYRVPYYLENFKTIMESVLDDEENARLFDDIDMKYITTFNELEGNFCIVYYCV, from the exons GGGACAAGATGAGCCTGGCTGCCAAAAGAAGAAAGTTATCTCTAAAGAAGTCAGCAAGTTCCAACTCTTTGAACCCACCTGAAAAACCAAAGAATACAATCATTTCCATGTTTAAACAACAGAATGATAAACAGACAAAAGCAGAAAATGAACAAACAGAAGAGTCAGAAAATGAAGGGGATGTAATGATAACAAATGTAATTGGGCTAAATACAG GATCAGCATCTACATCAGGAATTTGTGATAGAAACAAACAGAACCAGGAAAGAGATAGTGcaaaaaagttttgtttgtttaagaaaaaGAGGCAAAAAGTGAAGGATACAAATGATAGTGAAAGTGCTGCAGATTCTGACTTTGACTTAAGAAAACCTCATAGAAAGATAAAGGCTAGACATTGTAAGCTTTCTAAGTCATTGTCTGTGCAAGACTCATGTATACAAGGGAGACCTTACACACTGAGGAAAAGAAATACTGTGCCAATTGTAGAGGTTTCTGATAGTGAGACAGACAATGAACAGAAAACTGGCAAACATGTGCAAGTAAAGACTGATAATGTTGAAACTAATGGTAAAGATACTGAAGATGTTGCTATTAAAGAGAAGAGAAGTGCTAAATGTACCACTAATGACATGGTTAAGTCTGATGTTGATGCCGTTAAAGATACTGAAGACATTGATAATAATGACAAAGGAAGTGCTAAAGGTACCACTAATGATGTAATAGTATTGCCCACTACTGGGAACAAGGGTGGATATTTTGGAATTACAGAAAAGAGAAAATTATCAGATTCTGCTGAAAaaataaagctttctttaaaaaGATCTAAATCTGGAAAAGAACTGCGAAAAAAAAGTGGATATTCCATTTTAGCGAAAGAAGCTGTAAACCTTTTTTCTGACAATACTcaaattaaaaatgatacaaatgaAGACACTTTAGGTGGCGTTATCAATACAGCTAAACAAAATTTTTCTCGAAAGTCTTATTCTGATAAGAAACAAACACTTAAAAAATCTGAGTTATTTCACAAAGAAACTGCAAAAGAAGAATGCAGTATAAATTTAGTAGAAGTCCAAGATTCGAAAAAAACACCAGCCACTAATGTTGGTTCTGTCTTGATGCAAAAGCCATCTGgaagtaaagaaataaatgttatagATAGTGAAAGTACAAGTAACTCTAAAGACAGCAATTGTAAACATATGGATAATAATAAAAACGGTTTGGTTAGGAGCAAGGcaaacacaaaaaataattcaaaatctaAAAGTGGtttaaaagacaaaaagaaaGCGCAAACTGCTGAAATAGATATCAAAGACAAAGGTAAAACAAAccacgatgatgatgatgatgacaatatTGATGCTTCTGCAGCAGACAGTGAGAAAACAGAGTACAGAGTGccatattatttagaaaacttcAAGACAATAATGGAAAGTGTTTTAGATGATGAAGAAAATGCAAGATTGTTTGATGATATTGACATGAAATACATCACCACCTTTAATGAACTTGAAGGTAATTTTTGTATAGTATATTATTGTGTGTGA